Proteins from one Antennarius striatus isolate MH-2024 chromosome 12, ASM4005453v1, whole genome shotgun sequence genomic window:
- the pou3f3a gene encoding POU domain, class 3, transcription factor 3-A — MIWGMATATSSPYLASNRILSGPIFHSDRRGVGMQPGNTAVTTVSGGYRGDPSVKMAQSDFMQGAMVASNGGHMLSHAHQWVTSLPHAAAAAAAAAVAAVEAGSPWPPSSTPQDAKRNPGREDLHSGLHHRSAHLGPHQAHPGSWGGTSAAHISITEGQQQQQQPLIYSQPGGFTVNGMLSSHAGQSLMHPGLVRRESPEQEHSGHHHPHHHHHNHHTHHHQHHGVSQEPHSDEDTPTSDDLEHFAKQFKQRRIKLGFTQADVGLALGTLYGNVFSQTTICRFEALQLSFKNMCKLKPLLNKWLEEADSTTGSPTSIDKIATQGRKRKKRTSIEVSVKGALESHFLKCPKPSAQEINSLADTLQLEKEVVRVWFCNRRQKEKRMTPPGLPRTPEDPYSQVGSMGPDTPSPSLDCKRMYSDT, encoded by the coding sequence ATGATTTGGGGGATGGCCACGGCTACTTCCAGTCCCTACCTTGCGAGTAACAGGATTCTATCAGGTCCGATCTTCCACTCCGACCGGAGGGGTGTTGGCATGCAGCCGGGCAACACAGCTGTGACCACAGTGTCCGGGGGATACAGAGGAGACCCTTCAGTCAAGATGGCACAGAGTGACTTCATGCAGGGAGCCATGGTTGCGAGCAATGGGGGCCACATGCTGAGCCATGCCCACCAGTGGGTGACATCTTTGCCCCACGCAGCGGCTGCAGCTGCCGCTGCCGCGGTGGCGGCAGTGGAAGCCGGGTCTCCGTGGCCCCCCAGCTCCACGCCACAGGACGCAAAGAGGAACCCCGGCAGGGAGGACCTCCACTCGGGTCTCCACCACAGGTCAGCGCATCTAGGACCCCATCAGGCGCATCCAGGAAGTTGGGGTGGCACCTCTGCGGCGCACATCAGCATCACCGagggacagcagcagcagcagcagcccctcATTTACTCGCAGCCTGGTGGGTTCACCGTGAACGGGATGCTCAGCTCCCATGCGGGGCAGAGCCTCATGCACCCGGGCTTGGTGCGCAGGGAATCCCCGGAGCAGGAGCACAGCGGCCATCAccatcctcaccaccaccaccataaccatcacacacaccaccatcagCATCACGGGGTGAGTCAAGAACCACACTCAGACGAGGACACCCCGACTTCAGATGACTTGGAGCATTTCGCCAAACAGTTCAAGCAGAGGCGGATCAAGCTGGGCTTCACGCAGGCGGACGTGGGCTTGGCTTTGGGGACTCTGTACGGCAACGTGTTCTCACAGACCACCATCTGCAGGTTCGAAGCGCTCCAGCTGAGCTTCAAGAACATGTGCAAGCTGAAACCTCTGCTGAACAAGTGGCTGGAGGAAGCTGATTCCACAACCGGGAGCCCGACCAGCATCGATAAGATCGCCACCCAGGGGAGGAAGCGTAAAAAGCGCACATCCATCGAGGTGAGCGTAAAAGGCGCGCTGGAAAGCCACTTCCTCAAGTGTCCCAAACCCTCCGCGCAGGAGATCAACTCGCTGGCGGACACCctgcagctggagaaggaggtggtCAGGGTTTGGTTTTGCAACCGCAGGCAGAAGGAGAAGCGCATGACCCCGCCAGGACTCCCACGTACCCCCGAGGACCCTTACTCACAGGTGGGCAGCATGGGTCCCGACACACCGTCACCCTCCTTAGACTGCAAGAGGATGTACAGTGACACGTGA